The following are encoded together in the Spiroplasma apis B31 genome:
- a CDS encoding ABC transporter ATP-binding protein: protein MNNKDNNKELQKSSEPNSKEKKSKSRENIKPLVQEREFKIIDAPENTDEGVKGFKQRIKVQKQLTSRYSKEILKGSIISTTGVEPQTSKYVTELVNVKKWYVTGDMLTPVLRGINLKLERGKFIVILGPSGSGKTTLLNTISGLDKANEGDVFVLGSNLTLLKDSHLTKFRRENVGFIFQQYNLLSNLTAKENAEVGENLSKNKEGSMSIEDIFKTIGMEEQMNKYPHQMSGGQQQRVSIARALAKNPEILFGDEPTGALDEEMGRKVLDILVDVKNKYNTTVIVVTHNPNISEIGDTVIHVRNGLIDEIRQNPNPKKPSEIDWS, encoded by the coding sequence ATGAATAATAAAGATAACAACAAAGAATTACAAAAGTCTTCGGAACCGAATTCAAAAGAAAAAAAAAGCAAGAGCAGAGAAAATATTAAACCATTAGTTCAAGAACGTGAGTTTAAAATAATCGATGCTCCTGAAAATACTGATGAAGGGGTTAAAGGTTTCAAACAAAGAATAAAAGTACAAAAACAATTGACTTCTAGATACTCAAAAGAAATCTTAAAAGGTTCAATAATTTCAACGACTGGTGTCGAGCCACAAACTTCTAAGTATGTTACTGAATTAGTTAACGTAAAAAAATGATACGTAACTGGAGATATGTTAACACCAGTTTTAAGGGGTATAAATCTTAAATTAGAGAGAGGAAAGTTTATAGTTATTTTAGGTCCTTCTGGATCTGGTAAGACCACATTGCTTAACACAATCTCTGGTCTTGATAAAGCAAACGAAGGAGATGTTTTCGTTTTAGGAAGTAACTTAACATTATTAAAAGACTCTCATTTGACTAAATTTAGAAGGGAAAATGTTGGTTTTATTTTCCAACAGTATAATTTACTTTCTAACCTAACAGCAAAAGAGAACGCTGAAGTCGGAGAGAATTTAAGTAAAAACAAAGAGGGAAGTATGTCAATTGAAGATATATTTAAAACAATTGGTATGGAAGAACAAATGAACAAATATCCTCATCAAATGTCTGGTGGACAACAGCAAAGAGTTTCCATCGCAAGGGCATTAGCAAAAAATCCTGAAATTCTTTTTGGTGATGAGCCAACAGGAGCACTTGATGAGGAAATGGGACGAAAAGTGTTGGACATTCTTGTAGATGTAAAAAACAAGTACAATACTACAGTTATTGTTGTTACTCACAACCCAAACATAAGTGAAATTGGTGACACCGTTATCCATGTACGTAATGGATTGATTGATGAAATACGGCAAAATCCAAATCCTAAAAAACCTTCAGAGATTGATTGATCTTAA
- a CDS encoding DUF1904 family protein yields the protein MPIFSFRGVPEEKVREYYNKVDEIGKLINANVKKIVFWFEPYKLIGDSRQENAILVKVDWIGRPLKQELLAKHIQENFSNYSDNIYVQFNEVNNFLYLNGVCVG from the coding sequence ATGCCAATATTTAGTTTTAGGGGAGTACCAGAAGAAAAGGTGCGAGAATACTATAATAAAGTAGATGAAATAGGAAAACTTATAAATGCAAACGTAAAGAAAATTGTTTTTTGGTTTGAACCTTATAAACTTATAGGTGATTCTCGTCAAGAAAATGCTATTTTAGTGAAGGTTGATTGAATAGGTAGACCGCTAAAGCAAGAATTGCTAGCGAAGCATATTCAAGAAAATTTCTCAAATTACTCAGATAATATTTATGTACAATTCAATGAGGTAAATAACTTTTTATATTTAAATGGAGTATGTGTAGGATAA
- the dusB gene encoding tRNA dihydrouridine synthase DusB yields MKIKNLEIKGSIFLGPMAGTTNAAFRIICKEKGAALVYAEMVSTEGLVHNNKKTKTMIEVSDLEHPISLQIFGFDVNSFVEAAKIVEEYSTCDVIDINMGCPAPKVAVRSQAGANLLKYEDKVGEVIKAVVENTTKPVTVKMRIGWDETSKNVVELAKIAEKNGASAIAVHGRTRNQFFTGKADWSWIKKVKESVSIPVIGNGDVVDGPTAKKMLDETGCDGIMIARAAQGNPWVFREIQHYIDTGEELPKPSYEEWKETVLRHANLLIDMRGEELGIREMRKQLLWYLAVLEKRPVVLEMKKMATEIVVLKDIYNIFNLYES; encoded by the coding sequence ATGAAAATTAAAAATCTAGAAATTAAGGGCAGCATTTTTTTAGGACCTATGGCCGGTACAACAAATGCTGCTTTTAGAATAATTTGTAAGGAAAAAGGAGCTGCATTAGTTTACGCAGAAATGGTTAGTACAGAAGGTTTAGTTCACAATAATAAAAAAACTAAAACAATGATTGAAGTCTCAGATTTGGAACATCCAATATCATTGCAAATATTTGGTTTTGATGTTAATTCATTTGTTGAAGCTGCAAAAATAGTTGAAGAGTATTCTACCTGTGATGTAATTGATATCAACATGGGTTGTCCAGCTCCTAAAGTAGCTGTTAGAAGCCAAGCGGGCGCAAACCTATTGAAATATGAAGATAAAGTTGGGGAAGTAATTAAAGCTGTTGTAGAAAATACCACAAAGCCAGTAACAGTCAAGATGAGAATTGGTTGGGATGAAACAAGCAAAAATGTAGTTGAACTAGCCAAGATTGCGGAAAAAAATGGTGCTAGTGCAATAGCTGTGCATGGAAGAACAAGAAACCAATTCTTTACAGGAAAAGCAGACTGGTCTTGAATTAAAAAAGTCAAGGAAAGTGTTTCTATTCCTGTAATTGGCAATGGTGATGTTGTTGACGGACCAACAGCCAAAAAAATGTTGGATGAGACTGGTTGCGACGGAATCATGATAGCCAGAGCGGCACAAGGTAACCCATGAGTATTTAGAGAGATACAACACTATATCGATACTGGTGAAGAACTTCCGAAACCATCTTATGAAGAATGAAAAGAAACTGTTCTGAGACACGCAAACTTATTAATAGATATGCGTGGAGAAGAACTTGGCATTAGAGAAATGCGTAAGCAATTATTATGATACTTAGCTGTCTTGGAAAAACGCCCTGTAGTATTAGAAATGAAAAAAATGGCAACTGAAATAGTTGTATTAAAAGATATATATAATATATTTAATTTATATGAAAGTTAG